One region of Limnospira fusiformis SAG 85.79 genomic DNA includes:
- a CDS encoding phage tail protein, translating to MAYEYLTSARFYFEFGNNTRLLISKVSGISISIDPAAEGQSIGSGKNVKSETQITPASVTFENMTLEFVTTAENDALVKWYLDCHPPAMIGGKTDAIAKVSDASLVLYKQDGSEGARWNLRDCLPAKYTTTQASSDATDLFKETIEISHSGLQKVPTLGTTIVIPRR from the coding sequence ATGGCCTATGAATATTTGACTTCTGCGCGGTTTTACTTTGAATTTGGCAATAATACTCGTTTGCTAATTTCCAAAGTGAGTGGGATTTCTATTAGTATTGACCCAGCCGCAGAGGGGCAGTCGATCGGTTCGGGAAAAAACGTGAAAAGTGAAACTCAAATTACGCCCGCATCCGTAACCTTTGAAAATATGACTCTGGAGTTTGTGACTACCGCTGAAAATGATGCCCTGGTAAAATGGTATCTCGACTGTCATCCCCCGGCGATGATTGGTGGTAAAACTGACGCGATCGCCAAGGTGAGTGATGCTTCCTTGGTACTTTACAAACAGGATGGCTCCGAGGGGGCTCGTTGGAATTTGAGGGACTGTCTCCCCGCCAAGTATACGACCACCCAAGCTAGTTCAGATGCAACAGATCTGTTTAAGGAAACCATTGAAATCAGCCATTCGGGGTTGCAGAAAGTCCCAACTTTAGGAACAACTATTGTCATCCCCCGGCGATGA
- a CDS encoding phage tail protein — translation MSSAAPVFTTTATRYQIDFRNDTVGNIVQNAYIKSMAALTYEGKVAGGDKALGSGRKGRRVRQSTIAGYESNPSMTIETYISDDPNDASRQLFAWFKACLPPEEGGEGKWSQYRASGSVVLYSPDGEEVLRWNLERAWPKKYSIADMDSTSGDLAVETYEIVAEMITKEVALGGQVASMRSGAAV, via the coding sequence ATGAGTAGTGCTGCTCCGGTTTTTACCACTACCGCCACCCGGTATCAAATTGATTTTCGCAATGATACTGTCGGGAATATTGTCCAAAATGCTTATATCAAAAGTATGGCAGCCCTGACCTACGAGGGAAAAGTAGCCGGAGGTGATAAAGCCTTGGGTTCTGGTCGCAAAGGTCGCCGGGTTCGCCAAAGTACGATCGCCGGTTATGAAAGCAACCCATCAATGACGATCGAAACCTACATCAGCGACGACCCCAACGATGCCAGTCGCCAGCTATTTGCTTGGTTCAAAGCCTGTCTACCACCCGAAGAGGGAGGAGAAGGGAAATGGTCTCAGTACCGGGCTAGTGGTTCTGTGGTGCTGTATTCTCCTGACGGAGAAGAGGTTTTACGCTGGAACCTGGAACGTGCTTGGCCGAAAAAATATTCCATTGCTGATATGGACTCGACCTCGGGAGATTTGGCGGTTGAAACCTACGAAATCGTTGCTGAAATGATTACCAAAGAGGTGGCTCTGGGCGGTCAAGTTGCCAGTATGAGGAGTGGGGCTGCGGTTTAA
- a CDS encoding phage tail protein translates to MIGGKTDAIAKVSDASLVLYKQDGSEGARWNLRDCLPAKYTTTQASSDATDLFKETIEISHSGLQKVPTLGTTI, encoded by the coding sequence ATGATTGGTGGTAAAACTGACGCGATCGCCAAGGTGAGTGATGCTTCCTTGGTACTTTACAAACAGGATGGCTCCGAGGGGGCTCGTTGGAATTTGAGGGACTGTCTCCCCGCCAAGTATACGACCACCCAAGCTAGTTCAGATGCAACAGATCTGTTTAAGGAAACCATTGAAATCAGCCATTCGGGGTTGCAGAAAGTCCCAACTTTAGGAACAACTATTTAG